TGAGGTCCGTCTGCACCCGGCCGACGAGGCCGGCATGCAGCGCCGAGGCGAGGCCGATCACGACGAGACACGTGCGGGCGAGCGGGGATTCGTCGAGCAGCGGACCGCAGCGCAGCAGGACATAGGCTCCCGCATGTATCGACAGCGCGCCGTAGAAAATCGCGCTCGAGGGCGTGGGTCCCTCCATGGCCCGGGGGAGCCAGCCGGAAAACGGCACCTGGGCGGCCTTGCCCATGGCCGCGAACACGACGAGCAGGGAGACGATCGTGGCCGTGCCCGCAGGCACAAGGCTGGCGGCCTGCGGCCAGCCGGGCGTGAACAGGCGGTCGAAATCCCCGGATCCGACGGCGCGATGGATGACCACGCTGGCCGCGAGCAGGCCGACGTCGCAGACCCGGTAGGTGACGTAGGCACGCAGGGCGGCGCGAATCGCGTTGGTACGCTCCACGAAGAAGCCGATAAGCAGCGTCGACGACAGGCCGACGCACTCCCAGCCGGCGAACAGCACGTCGATGCTGTCGGCCAGCACCATCAGGTTCATCCCCGTGCCGAACACCGCGAGGAGCACGAAGAACCGGACGAACCCCGGCTCGCGGTGCATGTATTTCCCGGCGAACCGGTTCACCAGCCAGCACAGGCCGGTGGAGAAGCAGACGTAGGGGACGGACAGCGCGTCGGCGACGAGGTTCACCGTGGCCTCGTGATGGCCGACCGCGAACCACGTCCCGACATGGACGACGGCCGGCGCGAACCCGCGGGCCGCGAGCGTCACGAGCGTCGCCACGCCGGCGACGAACCCGACCGCGAAGCATGCGTCCACGAATCGGCGGACGACCGCTTCAGGAAGCGGCCGACCGACGAGCGCCGGTAGGCCGACGCCGACGACCGCCGCCGCCGGGGCGGCAAGCTGGAGCACCACGAGTGCCGAGTCGATGTCGGGAGTCATCGGCCGCGGCCTCCGCGTGGGGGCCGCGCCGAGCCCAGGGCCGCCAGCACACGAGCCGGCCGCAGGTGGTCGCGGTGCCCCGCGTACCAGAGGATCGACCGATCGACGACTGGCAGGTCATGCCGCTCGGGAACGTGGGGCACGAAGCCCGCATCCGTGAAGACGCCAAGCCGGCCCGTCTCCGGATCCCAGGAGACGAGCTGGATCCAGCGGTTCACGGCCAGCCGCTGCACCGCCGGCACGTCCGCGGCCGCCCTGAGGATGGTGGCCTCGGCGGCGTCGATGACCACGAGCAGCCGGACGGGCTCGTGGATCTCGACCATCTGCCAGGGGAGGCCGGTCCGCAGGTCGCTGGCATGGCCGTCCATGACCCCGAGCAGTCCGGTGATGTTGTGCGGCAGTTTCGTGCCGGCACCGTACCCGAGCCGATCGACGAGCGAGAAGTAGTATTCGAGATTGATGCCGGCGCCCACCGGGCCGACCGCGGCGAGCGTGCGGGCGAGAATTGCGCCGTCGGCATCGGCGGTCGGGTCGTAGGAGACGAGAAACGCCCGCCGATCGAGGAACAGGCCGCGGGTCAGCGCCCGGCGGCCGATGATGCAGACGGCATTGGTGGCATGACCGAGCTCTGGCCGCACCTGGGCGAGATCGACGCTCCGCCCCTCGACGTGTGCCCGTGCCTCGATGGCGGTCATGCCGGCCGGTGCCGTCTCGAACCGCCGGCAACGCTCATGCGCGTCGGCCATCGCCACGCGCTCCGCACAGTCCCGCATCCGGGCCACGTCAGCGGTATGC
The nucleotide sequence above comes from Planctomycetia bacterium. Encoded proteins:
- the ndhF gene encoding oxidoreductase, which translates into the protein MTPDIDSALVVLQLAAPAAAVVGVGLPALVGRPLPEAVVRRFVDACFAVGFVAGVATLVTLAARGFAPAVVHVGTWFAVGHHEATVNLVADALSVPYVCFSTGLCWLVNRFAGKYMHREPGFVRFFVLLAVFGTGMNLMVLADSIDVLFAGWECVGLSSTLLIGFFVERTNAIRAALRAYVTYRVCDVGLLAASVVIHRAVGSGDFDRLFTPGWPQAASLVPAGTATIVSLLVVFAAMGKAAQVPFSGWLPRAMEGPTPSSAIFYGALSIHAGAYVLLRCGPLLDESPLARTCLVVIGLASALHAGLVGRVQTDLKSMLAYASMTQASLILVEIGLGWRVVPLVHVVGHAVLRSLQILRSPSALHDRHELEAALGGHVQFGGWSPLDLLPVRARAAAYRIALERGYEEMVVDRLVIGPLRRLLERAAAAETRWTAWLAGERRGGRR